A portion of the Arabidopsis thaliana chloroplast, complete genome genome contains these proteins:
- the psbA gene encoding photosystem II protein D1, which translates to MTAILERRESESLWGRFCNWITSTENRLYIGWFGVLMIPTLLTATSVFIIAFIAAPPVDIDGIREPVSGSLLYGNNIISGAIIPTSAAIGLHFYPIWEAASVDEWLYNGGPYELIVLHFLLGVACYMGREWELSFRLGMRPWIAVAYSAPVAAATAVFLIYPIGQGSFSDGMPLGISGTFNFMIVFQAEHNILMHPFHMLGVAGVFGGSLFSAMHGSLVTSSLIRETTENESANEGYRFGQEEETYNIVAAHGYFGRLIFQYASFNNSRSLHFFLAAWPVVGIWFTALGISTMAFNLNGFNFNQSVVDSQGRVINTWADIINRANLGMEVMHERNAHNFPLDLAAVEAPSTNG; encoded by the coding sequence ATGACTGCAATTTTAGAGAGACGCGAAAGCGAAAGCCTATGGGGTCGCTTCTGTAACTGGATAACTAGCACTGAAAACCGTCTTTACATTGGATGGTTTGGTGTTTTGATGATCCCTACCTTATTGACCGCAACTTCTGTTTTTATTATCGCATTCATTGCTGCTCCTCCAGTAGATATTGATGGTATTCGTGAACCTGTTTCTGGATCTCTTCTTTACGGAAACAATATTATTTCCGGTGCCATTATTCCTACTTCTGCAGCTATTGGATTGCATTTTTACCCAATCTGGGAAGCTGCATCCGTTGATGAATGGCTATACAACGGCGGTCCTTATGAACTAATTGTTCTACACTTTTTACTTGGTGTAGCTTGTTATATGGGTCGTGAGTGGGAACTTAGTTTCCGTCTGGGTATGCGTCCTTGGATTGCTGTTGCATATTCAGCTCCTGTTGCAGCTGCGACTGCTGTTTTCTTGATCTATCCAATTGGTCAGGGAAGTTTTTCTGATGGTATGCCTCTAGGAATCTCTGGTACTTTCAACTTTATGATTGTATTCCAGGCTGAGCACAACATTCTTATGCACCCATTTCACATGTTAGGTGTAGCTGGTGTATTCGGCGGCTCCCTTTTTAGTGCTATGCATGGTTCCTTGGTAACTTCTAGTTTGATCAGGGAAACCACAGAAAATGAATCTGCTAATGAAGGTTACAGATTCGGGCAAGAAGAAGAAACTTACAACATTGTAGCTGCTCACGGTTATTTTGGCCGATTGATTTTCCAATATGCTAGTTTCAACAATTCTCGTTCTTTACATTTCTTCTTAGCGGCTTGGCCGGTAGTAGGTATTTGGTTTACTGCTTTAGGTATTAGTACTATGGCTTTCAACCTAAATGGTTTCAATTTCAACCAATCAGTAGTTGATAGTCAAGGACGTGTTATTAATACTTGGGCTGATATTATTAACCGTGCTAACCTTGGTATGGAAGTTATGCATGAACGTAATGCTCACAACTTCCCTCTAGACCTAGCTGCTGTTGAGGCTCCATCTACAAATGGATAA